A region of Catenibacterium mitsuokai DNA encodes the following proteins:
- the rplC gene encoding 50S ribosomal protein L3 encodes MKGILGRKIGMTQVFATDGKLIPVTVIEATPNVVLQKKTVETDGYNAIQVGFEDKREKLANKPEKGVVAKANTAPKRFIKEFRFDEMMSYEVGQTVSVDSFVAGEVVDVTGTSKGKGYQGVIKRHGQHIGPKGHGSGAHRIVGSMGPIAPNRIAPGKNLPGQMGGNTRTVQNLEIVAVDVEKNVLLVSGSVPGPKKGLVVVKSGIKANGKTNEAAELVNYATEAVAE; translated from the coding sequence ATGAAAGGAATCTTAGGTCGTAAGATCGGAATGACTCAAGTTTTCGCTACTGATGGTAAGTTAATCCCAGTAACAGTTATCGAAGCAACTCCAAACGTAGTTCTTCAGAAGAAGACTGTTGAAACTGATGGATACAACGCAATCCAGGTTGGTTTCGAAGACAAGAGAGAAAAGCTTGCAAACAAGCCAGAAAAAGGTGTGGTTGCTAAAGCAAACACAGCTCCTAAGCGCTTCATTAAAGAATTTCGTTTTGACGAAATGATGAGTTATGAAGTTGGACAGACAGTTTCTGTTGATAGCTTTGTAGCTGGTGAAGTAGTTGACGTAACAGGTACAAGTAAAGGTAAAGGCTATCAGGGTGTTATCAAGAGACACGGACAGCACATCGGTCCAAAGGGACATGGTTCAGGAGCTCACAGAATTGTAGGTTCTATGGGTCCAATCGCTCCAAACAGAATTGCTCCTGGTAAGAATCTTCCAGGACAGATGGGTGGAAACACAAGAACAGTTCAGAATCTTGAAATTGTTGCAGTTGATGTAGAAAAGAACGTATTACTAGTTAGCGGATCAGTACCTGGTCCTAAGAAAGGCTTAGTAGTCGTTAAGTCTGGTATCAAGGCAAACGGAAAAACAAACGAAGCTGCTGAATTAGTAAATTATGCTACTGAAGCAGTTGCAGAATAA
- the rpsJ gene encoding 30S ribosomal protein S10, whose amino-acid sequence MANNKIRIRLKSFDHKILDASAEKIVAAAKKSGAQVVGPVPLPTEKEIYTILRAVHKYKDSREQFEIRTHKRLIDVVNPTPETVDVLTRLEVPSGVDIEIKL is encoded by the coding sequence ATGGCAAACAACAAAATCAGAATCAGACTTAAGTCTTTTGATCACAAGATCCTAGATGCTTCTGCAGAAAAGATCGTAGCTGCAGCTAAGAAGTCTGGTGCTCAGGTAGTTGGTCCTGTACCATTACCTACAGAAAAGGAAATTTATACGATCTTAAGAGCAGTTCACAAATATAAGGATTCTCGTGAACAGTTCGAAATCAGAACTCACAAACGTTTAATCGACGTAGTGAACCCTACACCAGAAACAGTTGATGTTTTAACTAGATTAGAAGTACCAAGTGGTGTAGATATTGAAATTAAGTTATAA
- the rplW gene encoding 50S ribosomal protein L23 — MAHITDVLRKPVLTEKTMKLMQEENKYTFDVALSSNKTEIKQAVEAMFNVKVTSVNTINVRAKTKRVGRYVGKTARRKKAIVTLAEGNSINLFGEEE; from the coding sequence ATGGCTCACATTACTGACGTACTAAGAAAACCTGTTTTAACTGAAAAGACTATGAAGTTAATGCAGGAAGAAAACAAATATACTTTCGATGTTGCTTTATCATCAAACAAGACTGAAATCAAACAGGCTGTAGAAGCTATGTTCAATGTTAAGGTTACTAGCGTTAACACAATCAACGTTAGAGCTAAGACTAAGAGAGTTGGTCGTTATGTTGGTAAGACTGCTAGAAGAAAGAAAGCAATCGTAACTTTAGCAGAAGGCAACAGCATCAATTTATTTGGTGAAGAAGAATAA
- a CDS encoding IS3 family transposase produces the protein MWIRDLPHDRYDYSIRSILKRIGISKSSYYSILSDDNYGMKERQDEIDFEYIRKVMDYKGFRKGTRTIYMMLPDICGVHFGRNKILRLMRKYNCICAIRRERTELKTYRENLKSNRKPNLLKRMFRLARPGDILLTDVSYLKYGLNRTEYLSCIKDAVSGRVVSHITSSGNDLNLVMDTIDTLDPSEDAIFHSDQGSLYFNDLFQGRLKELGYRQSMSRRGNCWDNASQESFFGHMKDECDLSGCSTPEEVKEMIDNYVYYYNNERPQWTRNKMTPTEYEDYLNSLSDNEYSDYLQNEQEKYDKMMKKAREKALKRAVELGALTEEDMELYGSGKKEEQATADRGAETCT, from the coding sequence ATATGGATAAGAGACCTCCCACACGACAGATATGATTATTCTATCCGTTCCATACTAAAGAGAATCGGCATATCCAAGTCATCCTATTATTCAATACTCTCAGATGATAATTACGGTATGAAAGAAAGGCAGGATGAGATTGATTTTGAATACATAAGGAAGGTCATGGATTATAAGGGATTCAGAAAAGGAACGCGCACCATCTATATGATGCTTCCCGATATATGTGGTGTTCATTTTGGGAGAAACAAGATTCTCAGGCTGATGAGAAAATACAACTGCATATGCGCCATCCGCAGGGAGCGTACTGAATTGAAAACGTACAGAGAAAACTTAAAAAGCAACAGGAAGCCAAACCTTCTTAAGAGAATGTTCCGTCTGGCAAGGCCGGGTGACATACTGCTCACAGATGTGAGCTATCTAAAATACGGGCTGAACAGAACTGAATACCTGTCTTGCATAAAGGATGCAGTAAGCGGACGTGTTGTAAGTCATATCACTTCTTCAGGTAACGATCTTAATTTAGTTATGGATACAATAGATACTCTTGATCCTTCTGAGGATGCCATCTTCCATTCTGACCAGGGCTCCCTCTATTTTAATGATTTATTCCAGGGCAGGCTTAAGGAACTAGGATACAGACAGTCCATGTCACGCAGGGGAAACTGCTGGGATAATGCAAGCCAGGAATCCTTCTTTGGACATATGAAGGATGAGTGCGACCTGTCTGGCTGTTCCACTCCGGAAGAAGTGAAGGAAATGATAGATAATTATGTATACTACTATAATAATGAGCGTCCTCAGTGGACACGTAATAAGATGACACCAACTGAATATGAAGACTATCTTAATTCATTATCTGATAATGAATATTCAGATTATCTTCAAAACGAACAGGAAAAGTATGATAAAATGATGAAAAAAGCGAGAGAAAAGGCGCTCAAGCGTGCAGTTGAGCTTGGCGCTCTGACAGAGGAGGATATGGAATTATATGGCTCAGGAAAGAAAGAAGAACAGGCAACAGCAGACAGAGGCGCAGAGACTTGCACATAG
- the rplB gene encoding 50S ribosomal protein L2: protein MPIKAYKPTSNGRRNMTALTKEEITTSTPEKSLLAPYKKKGGRNNMGQITTRHHGGGHKRKYRVIDFKRNKDGVPGKVASIEYDPNRSANIALINYADGEKRYILAPKGLEVGTVIVSGETTDVKVGNCMEMGNMPEGTTIHNIEMHPGKGGQLARSAGVSAQILGSEEKYVIVRLQSGEVRKFLKKCRATVGAVGNEDHGLVNYGKAGRMRWKGVRPTVRGSVMNPNDHPHGGGEGKTSIGRKAPLTPWGKKALGVKTRNSKKHSNRLIVRRRNAK, encoded by the coding sequence ATGCCAATTAAAGCATATAAGCCTACAAGTAACGGTCGTAGAAACATGACTGCTTTGACTAAGGAAGAAATCACTACTTCTACTCCAGAGAAGTCATTACTTGCTCCTTATAAGAAAAAGGGTGGCCGTAACAATATGGGTCAGATCACTACTAGACATCATGGTGGTGGACATAAGAGAAAATACAGAGTTATTGATTTTAAGCGTAACAAGGATGGAGTACCTGGTAAGGTTGCTTCTATCGAATACGATCCAAATAGATCTGCAAACATCGCTTTAATCAATTACGCTGATGGTGAAAAGAGATATATCCTAGCTCCTAAGGGACTAGAAGTAGGAACTGTAATTGTTTCTGGTGAAACTACTGACGTTAAAGTTGGTAACTGTATGGAAATGGGTAACATGCCTGAAGGTACTACTATCCACAATATTGAAATGCATCCTGGTAAGGGCGGACAGTTAGCTCGTTCTGCTGGTGTTTCAGCTCAGATCCTTGGTTCTGAAGAAAAATATGTAATTGTTAGACTTCAGTCTGGTGAAGTAAGAAAATTCTTAAAGAAGTGCCGTGCTACAGTTGGTGCTGTAGGTAACGAAGACCATGGTCTTGTTAATTACGGTAAAGCTGGACGTATGAGATGGAAAGGTGTTAGACCTACTGTTCGTGGTTCTGTTATGAACCCTAATGACCATCCTCATGGTGGTGGTGAAGGTAAAACTTCAATCGGTCGTAAAGCTCCACTTACACCTTGGGGTAAGAAGGCTCTTGGTGTTAAGACTAGAAACAGCAAGAAACATTCTAACAGATTGATCGTACGTCGTCGTAATGCTAAATAA
- the rplD gene encoding 50S ribosomal protein L4: protein MLNIALFNQNGEKLNDLELNENVFGIEPNNQAIFDVVLLQRASLRQGTHKVKNRHEVSGGGKKPWRQKGTGRARQGSIRAPQWRGGGIVFGPTPRSYDFKINKKVKNLALRSVLSQKVIDQELVALDAIAFETIKTKNVVNFLGNFENPRKTLIVVDKLEENLVLSARNVPGVKVIEASNVNVYDVMDCTKLMMTEKAIKAVEEVLK from the coding sequence ATGTTGAATATTGCATTATTTAATCAGAATGGTGAAAAATTAAACGATTTAGAACTTAACGAAAACGTATTCGGAATCGAACCAAATAACCAGGCAATCTTTGATGTAGTCTTACTACAGAGAGCTTCATTAAGACAGGGTACTCACAAGGTGAAGAATCGTCACGAAGTTTCAGGCGGTGGAAAGAAACCTTGGAGACAGAAGGGTACAGGACGTGCTAGACAGGGTTCTATCCGTGCACCACAGTGGCGCGGTGGAGGAATTGTCTTTGGTCCTACTCCAAGAAGCTATGACTTCAAGATTAACAAGAAAGTTAAGAATCTTGCATTAAGATCTGTATTATCACAGAAAGTAATCGATCAGGAATTAGTTGCATTAGATGCTATTGCTTTCGAAACTATCAAGACTAAGAATGTTGTTAATTTCTTAGGTAACTTCGAAAACCCAAGAAAGACATTAATCGTTGTTGATAAGTTAGAAGAAAACTTAGTATTATCTGCTAGAAACGTTCCTGGTGTTAAAGTTATCGAAGCTAGCAACGTAAACGTTTATGACGTTATGGATTGCACTAAGTTAATGATGACTGAAAAAGCTATCAAGGCAGTTGAGGAGGTACTAAAATAA